The Hypomesus transpacificus isolate Combined female chromosome 3, fHypTra1, whole genome shotgun sequence genome has a window encoding:
- the wdr20a gene encoding WD repeat-containing protein 20, which produces MLISKMAAEGGGKEMNEIKTQFTTREGVYKLLTHSEYSRPNRVPFNSQGSNPVKVSFVNVNDQSGNGDRICFNVGRELYFYIYKGVRKAADLSKPIDKRIYKGTQPTCHDFNHLTATAESVCLLVGFSAGQVQLIDPIKKETSKLFNEERLIDKSRVTCVKWVPGSESLFLVSHASGNMYLYNVEHTCGTTAPHYQLLKQGENYSVHTCKSKSTRNPLLKWTVGEGALHEFSFSPDGKFLACVSQDGFLRVFNFDAVELHGTMKSYFGGLLCVCWSPDGKYIVAGGEDDLVTVWSFLDCRVIARGHGHKSWVSVVAFDHYTTSVEEGCDPMEFSGSDEDFQDQVQFGRDRANSTQSRLSKRNSTDSRPVSVTYRFGSVGQDTQLCLWDLTEDILFPHLPLSRTRTHTNVMNASSPPGGAIITTNPSTNGNSSGATTPLPTPLPRSNSLPHSAGTTTANSSSKGGGGVVGGGGGGGGGGVMDSANATGVSKFATLSLHDRKERHHEKDHKRNHSMGHISSKSSDKLNMLTKTNKTDPAKTLGTLLCPRMEDVPLLEPLICKKIAHERLTVLIFLEDCIVTACQEGFICTWARPGKVGLLSSQNPASSPSGTVV; this is translated from the exons ATGTTAATTTCAAAGATGGCagcggagggaggagggaaggagatgaaCGAAATTAAAACTCAGTTCACCACACGGGAAGGTGTCTATAAACTCCTCACTCACTCCGAATACAGCCGACCCAACAGAGTGCCTTTCAATTCCCAAGGCTCGAACCCCGTCAAAGTCTCCTTCGTTAACGTCAATGACCAGTCTGGGAACGGCGACAGAATCTGTTTCAATGTGGGCCGGGAGCTCTACTTCTATATCTACAAAGGCGTTAGAAAG GCTGCAGACCTGAGTAAGCCCATAGACAAGCGGATATACAAGGGAACGCAACCCACCTGCCACGATTTCAATCACCTGACAGCCacagcagagagtgtgtgtctgctagTGGGCTTCTCAGCTGGCCAGGTGCAGCTTATTGACCCCATCAAGAAGGAGACAAGCAAGCTGTTTAACGAGGAG aGACTCATAGACAAGTCACGAGTGACATGTGTGAAATGGGTCCCTGGGTCCGAGAGCCTGTTTCTGGTGTCCCACGCCAGTGGGAACATGTACCTGTACAACGTGGAGCACACCTGTGGAACCACGGCACCGCACTACCAGCTGCTGAAGCAGGGCGAGAACTACTCTGTGCACACCTGCAAGAGCAAGTCCACACGCAACCCCCTGCTGAAGTGGACGGTGGGCGAGGGGGCGCTCCACgagttctccttctcccccgACGGCAAGTTTCTGGCGTGCGTGAGCCAAGACGGATTTTTGCGCGTGTTCAATTTTGACGCGGTGGAGCTTCATGGCACCATGAAGAGCTACTTTGGCGGCCTGCTGTGCGTCTGCTGGAGCCCCGATGGGAAGTACATCGTGGCGGGCGGTGAGGACGACCTGGTGACCGTCTGGTCCTTCCTGGACTGCCGGGTCATCGCCCGGGGCCATGGACACAAGTCCTGGGTCAGTGTTGTGGCCTTTGATCACTACACCACCAGCGTGGAGGAGGGCTGCGACCCCATGGAGTTCAGTGGCAGCGACGAGGACTTCCAGGACCAGGTCCAGTTTGGACGGGACCGGGCCAACAGCACGCAGTCGCGCCTCTCAAAGAGAAACTCCACGGACAGCAGGCCTGTTAGTGTGACCTACCGGTTTGGCTCTGTGGGCCAGGACACCCAGCTCTGCCTGTGGGACCTGACAGAGGATATCCTGTTCCCCCACTTGCCCCTCTCCaggacacgaacacacacaaacgtcatGAACGCGAGCAGCCCCCCAGGGGGAGCTATCATCACCACCAACCCCAGCACTAACGGCAACAGCAGCGGTGCCACCACCCCCCTGcccacccccctgccccgcTCTAACAGCCTGCCACACTCTGCTGGCACCACCACtgccaacagcagcagcaagggtggagggggggttgtagggggtggtggaggaggagggggcgggggagtgATGGATAGCGCCAATGCCACTGGCGTCAGCAAGTTTGCCACGCTGTCGCTCCACGACCGCAAAGAGCGGCACCACGAGAAGGACCACAAACGCAACCACAGCATGGGCCACATCAGCAGCAAGAGCAGCGACAAGCTCAACATGCTGACCAAAACCAACAAGACGGACCCTGCCAAGACCCTGGGCACGCTGCTGTGCCCGCGCATGGAAGACGTTCCACTGCTAGAACCCCTCATCTGTAAAAAGATAGCACACGAGAGGCTGACTGTACTCATATTTCTAGAGGACTGTATAGTGACTGCTTGTCAGGAGGGATTTATTTGCACATGGGCGAGGCCTGGCAAAGTG GGGTTATTGTCATCCCAAAACCCAGCCAGCTCTCCCAGTGGAACTGTAGTATAG
- the LOC124466500 gene encoding MAPK/MAK/MRK overlapping kinase-like isoform X2, whose protein sequence is MDNYKLIKKIGEGTFSEVLKTQSLRDGRFYACKSMKQTINSLEQANNLREVQAMKRLCPHPNIIQLHELIFDKETGSLSLICELMEMNIYEFIRGRQHPLPESKIKHYMYQLCKSLDHMHSCGIFHRDVKPENILIKQDVLKLGDFGSCRSVYSKPPHTEYISTRWYRAPECLLTDGHYSLKMDMWSVGCVFYEIISLKPLFPGTNELDQVAKIHEVLGTPDSSLLQKFKQSRAMRFDFPSQKGSGISQLIPNCPAPGMSLLYQMLAYDPEERISARATLQHVYFRDLRLAERRADGLRRAIGTVEGGESSGTPNSVDKLWRMARQGRRQHNIKHVAEPLLRRNAPHYRMELPKLSVVVPAPQISFPVSTMPALGISHRGSLPAITSKKCHSRLAKPREESHRSAFKAYYMPPLERKRGGF, encoded by the exons ATGGATA ATTACAAATTAATTAAGAAAATTGGAGAGGGAACGTTTTCCGAGGTGTTGAAAACACAAAGCCTGAGAGATGGGAGGTTCTATGCCTGTAAATCGATGAAGCAGACTATAAACAG TCTTGAACAGGCCAACAACTTGCGTGAAGTCCAGGCAATGAAGCGACTATGTCCTCACCCAAACATCATTCAGCTTCATGAACTCATATT TGACAAAGAGACGGGATCACTGTCCCTGATCTGTGAGCTCATGGAGATGAACATCTATGAGTTTATACGAG GGCGACAGCATCCTTTGCCAGAAAGTAAAATCAAGCACTACATGTATCAACTCTGCAAGTCACTGGATCACATGCACAG CTGTGGGATCTTCCACCGAGATGTGAAACCAGAAAACATCCTGATCAAA CAAGACGTGCTGAAGCTGGGGGACTTTGGCTCCTGCAGGAGTGTGTACTCCAAGCCACCACACACAGAGTACATCTCCACACGCTGGTACCGCGCCCCGGAGTGCCTCCTGACCGACGGACACTACTCCCTCAAAATGGACATGTGGAGTGTTGGCTGTGTCTTTTATGAGATCATCAG TCTCAAACCCTTGTTTCCAGGAACTAATGAGCTGGACCAGGTAGCAAAGATCCACGAAGTTCTAGGAACACCTGACTCCAGCCTTCTGCAGAAGTTCAAGCA GTCCAGGGCGATGCGGTTTGACTTCCCCTCCCAGAAGGGCAGTGGGATCTCCCAGTTGATTCCTAACTGCCCCGCCCCTGGAATGTCCTTGCTTTACCAGATGTTGGCCTATGACCCTGAGGAACGCATCAGTGCCCGTGCCACCCTGCAGCACGTCTACTTTAGGGACCTTCG gctggcagagaggagagctgaCGGTCTTCGAAGGGCCATAGGGActgtagagggaggggagagcagtGGGACCCCCAACTCTGTAGACAAACTGTGGCGCATGGCCAGACAGGGCAGGAGGCAG CACAACATTAAGCATGTGGCTGAGCCTCTCCTGAGACGCAATGCCCCACACTACAGGATGGAGCTGCCCAAGCTCAGCGTGGTGGTGCCAGCCCCGCAGATATCCTTTCCTGTCTCCACCATGCCCGCGCTGGGCATCTCTCACCGAGGCTCCCTCCCTGCCATCACCTCCAAGAAGTGCCACTCGCGGCTGGCTAAG CCCAGGGAGGAGTCCCACCGCTCGGCCTTCAAGGCCTACTACATGCCGCCCCTGGAGAGGAAACGCGGAGGCTTCTAA
- the LOC124489333 gene encoding uncharacterized protein LOC124489333 has protein sequence MMCKVESSTDSESDVSPRWSDTSTMGCVSSAAESRPVQRSLLCGHKPAGRHPSYHCLSIDPYDGSSEDSDVSDSLSFPWRQRQPQAGCRWGRTSRRVPFHSAPPLLRGVSLNELRAVETEPGRAEQNQQKTLDIQMRSTSELDHWICGLETSSSGHSREGESNLPESTFESGGRTRSVDSGMHTTSSPFPCVGENSLCLPGMSPEKSVDSPFPLSCASKRKLGLLGVPGKEEETRKRLCVSRMEMGEDSSMDVS, from the exons ATG ATGTGTAAGGTGGAGTCAAGCACAGATTCAGAGTCTGATGTTAGTCCCAGATGGTCAGACACCAGCACTATG GGCTGTGTTAGCAGTGCAGCAGAAAGCAGACCAGTCCAGCGGAGTTTGTTATGCGGACATAAGCCTGCTGGTCGACATCCTTCATATCACTGCTTG TCCATAGATCCCTACGATGGGAGCTCAGAGGACTCAGACGTGTCCGACTCACTGAGCTTCCcctggaggcagaggcagccGCAGGCGGGCTGTCGTTGGGGGAGGACCAGCCGCCGGGTCCCCTTTCACtctgcccccccactcctccgAGGCGTCAGCCTGAACGAGCTGAGGGCCGTAGAGACAGAACCTGGCAGGGCTGAGCAGAACCAACAGAAGACCTTGGACATCCAGATGAGGTCAACCAGCGAGTTGGATCATTGGATTTGTGGCTTGGAGACCTCATCCTCTGGCcatagcagagagggagagagtaatcTGCCTGAAAGCACTTTTGAATCAGGAGGGCGAACTAGATCTGTGGATTCTGGGATGCATACCACATCCTCCCCTTTCCCCTGTGTGGGAGAAAATTCTCTCTGCCTTCCAGGAATGTCTCCAGAGAAGTCTGTAGACAGCCCCTTCCCTCTCAGCTGTGCATCCAAAAGAAAGTTGGGTCTTCTTGGTGTGCCAGGCAAGGAGGAAGAGACTAGGAAGAGGCTGTGTGTCTCTAgaatggagatgggagaagacTCTAGTATGGATGTGAGTTAG
- the LOC124466496 gene encoding nuclear export mediator factor Nemf-like, with translation MKTRFNTVDIRAVIAEINANYIGMRVNNVYDIDNKTYLIRLQKPDSKAVLLVESGIRIHSTDFEWPKNMMPSGFAMKCRKHLKSRRLTQVKQLGVDRIVDFQFGSDEAAYHLIVELYDRGNIILADHEYTILNLLRFRTAEEADVKIAVRERYPVEKARPLEPLISLERLTEILTQAPSGEQVKRILNPLLPYGATLIEHCLMEVGLSGFIKLDGQFNVAQDAPKILEALKMAEDYMEKTGSFSGKGYIIQKCEKKPSLTPDQPNEELLTYEEFHPFLFTQNAKSHYVEFDSFDKAVDEFYSKMESQKLDVKALHQEKQALKKLDNVKKDHVQRLEALHQAQEVDRVKGELVEMNLQVVERALQVVRSALANQVDWAEIGIIVKEAQAAGDPVACCIKELKLQTNHITMLLRNPYISEEEQEEVEEEEEVAEVQKGKKGKKDRGQKAKLQKNKPMLVDVDLNLSAYANAKKYYDHKRTAAKKEQKTVEAAQKAFKSAEKKTKQTLKEVQTVTTIQKARKVYWFEKFLWFISSENYLIIAGRDQQQNEIIVKRYLRAGDVYVHADLHGATSCVIKNPKGDPLPPRTLTEAGTMAVCYSAAWDAKVVTSAWWVNHHQVTKTAPTGEYLTTGSFMIRGKKNFLPPSYLMMGFSFLFKVDEQCVFRHRGERKVKTIEEDMEQVTSSTAELLEDGEELLGDDSSNEGEGEEQGEGDMKKNGEVGTKEPKTGEESQEEEEEGERRNLASISEEATDNPERKSSECASIEDGEDGEGDDEEEEKVMETEAKSDVESAEISFPDTTISLSHLQSSRGNPSAGFKAEVSSQAEVDAQGRKHMTAKKRREEKKRKQTQDGSEPQEEVDMPPPSAANQGAARTGGPSQQPLKRGQKNKLKKIKEKYKDQDEEDRELRMKLLGSAGVKEEKVKKGKKGKEAGRKPPPAKAPQKPSAQEAAMKKLEQQREGEQEGGETGVEVPAAELEDKEGDDVDQDNPGAEEAENLLTSLTGQPHPEDVLLFAVPVCAPYTALSNYKHKVKLTPGTQKKGKAARTAVFSFMKARESSTREKDLFRSVKDTDLSRNMPGKVKVSAPNLLAAKKK, from the exons ATGAAAACCAGGTTTAATACAGTGGATATAAGGGCAGTCATTGCCGAGATCAATGCCAA CTATATTGGGATGAGAGTTAACAACGTGTATGACATCGACAACAAGACCTATCTTATCCGCCTTCAAAA GCCTGACTCGAAAGCGGTGCTGTTGGTCGAGTCTGGAATCCGTATTCACTCAACAGACTTTGAATGGCCCAAGAATATGATGCCCTCTGGCTTTGCCATGAAG TGTCGAAAGCACCTGAAGTCAAGGCGCCTGACGCAGGTGAAGCAGCTTGGAGTTGACAGGATTGTTGACTTTCAGTTTGGCTCAGACGAGGCTGCTTATCATCTCATTGTGGAGCTCTATGACAGG GGTAACATCATTCTAGCGGACCACGAGTACACCATTCTGAACCTGCTGCGTTTTCGGACGGCTGAGGAAGCAGATGTGAAGATCGCAGTCAGGGAGAGGTACCCTGTGGAGAAGGCCCGCCCCTTGGAACCCCTCATCAGCCTGGAGAG ACTGACAGAGATCCTTACCCAGGCACCCAGTGGAGAGCAGGTGAAGAGAATCCTCAACCCACTCCTCC cTTATGGAGCCACTCTCATTGAGCACTGTCTAATGGAGGTGGGACTGTCTGGTTTCATCAAACTGGATGGCCAGTTCAATGTTGCTCAAG ATGCACCTAAGATTCTGGAAGCCTTAAAGATGGCAGAGGATTACATGGAGAAGACAGGGAGTTTTAGTGGAAAG GGCTACATTATCCAGAAGTGTGAAAAGAAACCCAGTCTCACTCCAGACCAACCCAATGAGGAACTACTCAC TTACGAGGAGTTCCACCCCTTCCTCTTTACTCAAAATGCCAAAAGCCACTATGTGGAGTTTGATTCATTTGATAAG GCGGTAGATGAGTTCTACTCTAAGATGGAGAGTCAGAAACTCGACGTGAAGGCTTTGCATCAGGAGAAGCAGGCTCTAAAGAAATTGGACAATGTCAAGAAGGACCATGTGCAGAGGCTTGAGGCTCTGCACCAGGCCCAG GAGGTGGACCGTGTGAAGGGCGAGCTGGTGGAGATGAACCTGCAGGTGGTGGAGAGAGCGCTCCAGGTGGTACGCAGTGCCCTGGCCAACCAGGTAGACTGGGCAGAGATCGGCATCATTGTCAAGGAGGCACAGGCAGCGGGTGACCCTGTGGCCTGTTGCATCAAAGAGCTGAAGCTACAGACCAATCACATCACCATGCTGCTAAG GAACCCCTATATTtccgaggaggagcaggaggaggtagaagaggaagaggaggtggctgAGGTGCAGAAGGGGAAGAAGGGGAAGAAGGACCGTGGTCAGAAGGCCAAGCTGCAGAAGAACAAACCCATGCTGGTAGATGTTGACCTCAATCTATCAGCTTACGCAAATGCCAAAAA GTACTACGACCACAAGCGGACAGCTGCTAAGAAGGAACAGAAGACAGTGGAGGCAGCTCAGAAG GCCTTTAAGTCAGCTGAGAAAAAGACCAAACAGACCCTAAAGGAAGTCCAGACCGTCACCACCATCCAGAAGGCAAGGAAGGTTTACTG GTTTGAGAAGTTCCTCTGGTTCATCAGTTCAGAGAACTACCTCATTATCGCTGGACGTGACCAGCAGCAAAACGAGATCATTGTCAAGCGCTACCTGAGGGCTG GTGACGTCTACGTCCATGCAGATCTCCATGGAGCCACCAGCTGCGTCATCAAAAACCCCAAAG gtgaCCCTCTGCCCCCCCGTACCCTGACAGAAGCAGGCACCATGGCAGTGTGTTACAGTGCAGCCTGGGATGCCAAGGTGGTCACCAGCGCCTGGTGGGTCAACCACCATCAG GTAACTAAGACAGCCCCCACAGGAGAGTACCTGACCACTGGTAGCTTCATGATCCGAG ggAAGAAAAACTTCCTGCCACCCTCTTACCTGATGATGGGCTTCAGCTTCCTTTTTaag gtggatgagcagtgtgtgtttagACACCGTGGAGAGAGGAAGGTTAAAACCATTGAGGAGGACATGGAGCAAGTAACATCCAGCACTGCTGAGCTGCTCGAAGATGGAGAGGAGCTTCTGG GAGATGACAGCAGCaatgagggagaaggggaagaaCAGGGAGAAGGGGACATGAAGAAAAATGGCGAGGTGGGGACAAAGGAGCccaagacaggggaggagagtcaggaggaggaggaggaaggagagagaagaaacctAGCCAGCATTTCCGAAGAGGCCACAGACAACCCGGAGAGAAAGTCATCAGAGTGTGCCAGcatagaggatggagaggatggagagggggatgacgaggaggaggaaaaagtGATGGAAACTGAGGCGAAGAGTGACGTAGAGAGTGCTGAGATCAGCTTCCCAGACACCACCATCTCACTGTCTCACCTCCAGTCTTCCAG GGGAAATCCAAGTGCTGGGTTCAAAGCCGAGGTTTCCAGTCAG GCTGAGGTTGATGCCCAGGGAAGGAAACACATGACTGCCAAAAAGCGGAG agaggagaagaaaaggaaaCAGACACAGGATGGCTCTGAACCCCAGGAGGAAGTAGACatgcctcctccctctgcagccaatcagggagCTGCGAGGACTGGTGGCCCCTCCCAGCAGCCTCTGAAGAGAGGCCAGAAG AACAAGTTGAAGAAGATCAAGGAAAAGTACAAGGACCAAGATGAGGAGGACCGTGAGCTGAGGATGAAGCTGCTGGGG TCTGCGGGGGTGAAAGAGGAGAAGGTGAAGAAAGGGAAGAaggggaaggaggctgggaggaaacCCCCCCCGGCCAAAGCCCCTCAGAAGCCCAGTGCCCAGGAGGCGGCCATGAAGAAGttagagcagcagagagagggggagcaggaggggggagagacaggggtggaggTACCAGCTGCTGAACTGGAGGATAAG GAGGGAGATGATGTGGACCAGGACAATCCAGGAGCAGAA GAGGCTGAGAACTTGCTGACCTCCCTGACAGGTCAACCTCACCCTGAAGATGTGCTGCTGTTTGCCGTGCCTGTCTGTGCACCCTACACAGCCCTCTCCAACTATAA ACATAAGGTGAAGTTGACCCCAGGGACTCAGAAGAAAGGCAAAGCAGCCAGGACGGCTGTTTTCAGCTTCATGAAGGCCAGAGAATCCTCCACTAGAGAGAAGGACCTGTTCCGCAGCGTCAAG GATACAGACCTGTCTAGAAACATGCCAGGCAAGGTCAAAGTGTCAGCCCCCAACCTGCTGGCAGCCAAAAAGaaatga
- the LOC124466497 gene encoding zinc finger protein 345-like has protein sequence MVMMASLGVTEEEDTGEYGVPSMELFNNDPVSNMLTSPEQMEVLQRMRFHDCSQKAGQSVSGFIAELRELASGCGFSTQQELLLRDRILYGVTDKSLQRILLTETKLTLQSVEERALALEEAAKEAAEEAAANACSQSMRNISTIQVELDYDDNNEGVEEWFERSEARDDVDASDEEQPDISSGTNHCPYCARSFRGKAKLERHLRSHTGEKPFPCLDCGKRFSQTYHLQRHLRNIHKQESLDPCHQLPSNGTTYVGDNEGTGDDEGEDEEVNDMAQPEIPITPHCAICDRSFRGRAKLERHLRSHTGEKPFPCPDCGKRFSQTYHLQRHLRNIHNLDPNPKDPEDDDNDANREEEAPGHMTRPAVSRGLRQCSICARSFRGRARMERHLRTHTGEKPFPCLDCGKRFGQNYHLQRHRRVHTRVPRGSKRPKRRGKTSQSEMELKASKQLTQHKKKKPYLCSRCDERFSNLEELTAHLPNHEGEKPMICTDCGKTFLNHTKMLRHQKLHSGKQHLCNECGKVFTSPTVLMKHMQTHTGERPYLCAECGMTFRYSSQYYMHKRKHTESLPRYSCSDCGRTYSRLSDVQRHLRTHTGERPYQCPCCDKSFHRQEQLTTHTRIHTGEKPYGCHVCGKKFTQSGDKSRHMSRFHPDATS, from the coding sequence ATGGTTATGATGGCTTCTCTGGGAGTGACCGAGGAGGAAGATACAGGGGAGTATGGTGTTCCCTCAATGGAACTTTTTAATAACGATCCCGTTTCCAATATGTTGACCAGCCCCGAGCAGATGGAGGTACTCCAGAGGATGCGTTTTCATGATTGCAGCCAAAAGGCAGGTCAGAGCGTGTCAGGTTTCATCGCAGAGCTGCGGGAGTTGGCGTCTGGCTGTGGCTTCAGTACCCAGCAGGAACTTCTGCTCAGAGACAGAATCCTCTATGGTGTAACTGACAAGTCGCTGCAGAGAATCCTTTTGACCGAGACAAAGCTCACCCTCCAGTCCGTTGAAGAGAGAGCCCTGGCTCTAGAGGAGGCTGCTAAAGAGGCGGCGGAGGAGGCTGCAGCCAATGCCTGCTCCCAGTCAATGAGAAACATCAGTACCATCCAAGTAGAACTTGATTATGACGATAACAATGAAGGAGTTGAAGAGTGGTTTGAAAGGTCTGAGGCCAGGGATGATGTTGATGCCAGTGACGAGGAGCAGCCTGACATCTCCAGCGGAACCAACCACTGCCCCTACTGTGCCCGCAGCTTCAGAGGGAAGGCCAAACTGGAGAGGCACCTCCGAAGTCACACCGGAGAGAAACCCTTTCCCTGCCTCGACTGTGGGAAGAGATTCAGCCAAACCTACCACTTGCAGAGACACCTGCGAAACATCCACAAGCAAGAAAGCCTCGACCCCTGCCACCAGCTGCCTAGCAACGGGACAACGTATGTCGGAGACAATGAAGGTACaggtgatgatgagggtgaggaTGAAGAAGTGAATGACATGGCACAGCCTGAGATCCCCATAACCCCCCACTGCGCCATCTGTGACCGCAGCTTCAGAGGGAGGGCAAAGCTGGAGAGGCACCTCCGAAGTCACACCGGAGAGAAACCCTTCCCCTGCCCCGACTGTGGGAAGAGATTCAGCCAAACCTACCACTTGCAGAGACATCTGCGAAACATCCACAACctggaccctaaccctaaagacCCAGAAGATGACGACAATGATGCTAAtcgagaagaggaagctccgGGTCACATGACACGGCCGGCGGTCTCCAGGGGGCTCCGCCAGTGCTCCATCTGTGCCCGGAGCTTCAGAGGAAGAGCAAGGATGGAGAGGCACCTTCGGACTCACACCGGAGAAAAACCTTTCCCCTGCCTTGACTGTGGGAAGAGATTCGGCCAAAACTACCACTTGCAAAGACACCGGAGGGTCCACACCCGGGTGCCAAGGGGATCCAAACGCCCTAAACGCCGGGGCAAGACGTCTCAGTCGGAGATGGAGCTCAAAGCGTCCAAGCAGCTGACCCAACACAAAAAGAAGAAACCCTACTTGTGCTCCAGGTGTGATGAGAGATTCTccaacctggaggagctgaCGGCTCACCTCCCTAACCACGAAGGGGAGAAGCCTATGATCTGCACCGACTGTGGGAAGACCTTCCTAAACCACACCAAAATGCTGAGACATCAGAAGCTCCACTCTGGAAAACAGCACCTCTGCAACGAGTGTGGGAAGGTGTTCACCTCCCCGACAGTGCTCATGAAGCACATGCAGACCCACACAGGGGAGAGACCGTACCTCTGCGCAGAGTGCGGCATGACGTTTCGCTACAGCTCCCAATACTACATGCATAAGCGGAAGCACACAGAATCGCTGCCTAGATACTCGTGTTCAGACTGCGGTCGAACGTACAGCCGCCTGTCCGATGTTCAAAGGCACCTGAGGACGCACACGGGCGAAAGACCTTATCAATGTCCCTGCTGCGACAAGAGCTTCCACAGGCAAGAACAGCTCACAACTCACACGAGGATTCACACTGGGGAGAAACCCTATGGATGCCATGTCTGTGGCAAGAAGTTCACTCAGAGTGGAGACAAGAGCAGGCACATGAGTAGGTTTCATCCTGACGCCACTTCATAA
- the LOC124466500 gene encoding MAPK/MAK/MRK overlapping kinase-like isoform X1, whose product MMQYSNWLIGVKNRAHIRQTCQTPDIEWRSRSSVNNNHPQQRKISSVSLSNHLWKNDYKLIKKIGEGTFSEVLKTQSLRDGRFYACKSMKQTINSLEQANNLREVQAMKRLCPHPNIIQLHELIFDKETGSLSLICELMEMNIYEFIRGRQHPLPESKIKHYMYQLCKSLDHMHSCGIFHRDVKPENILIKQDVLKLGDFGSCRSVYSKPPHTEYISTRWYRAPECLLTDGHYSLKMDMWSVGCVFYEIISLKPLFPGTNELDQVAKIHEVLGTPDSSLLQKFKQSRAMRFDFPSQKGSGISQLIPNCPAPGMSLLYQMLAYDPEERISARATLQHVYFRDLRLAERRADGLRRAIGTVEGGESSGTPNSVDKLWRMARQGRRQHNIKHVAEPLLRRNAPHYRMELPKLSVVVPAPQISFPVSTMPALGISHRGSLPAITSKKCHSRLAKPREESHRSAFKAYYMPPLERKRGGF is encoded by the exons ATGATGCAGTACTCAAATTGGCTTATTGGTGTAAAAAACAGAGCACACATTCGCCAAACATGTCAGACGCCTGACATTGAATGGAGAAGCAGGAGTTCCGTGAACAACAATCATCCACAGCAGCGAAAAATATCTTCGGTTTCTCTCAGCAACCATCTTTGGAAAAATG ATTACAAATTAATTAAGAAAATTGGAGAGGGAACGTTTTCCGAGGTGTTGAAAACACAAAGCCTGAGAGATGGGAGGTTCTATGCCTGTAAATCGATGAAGCAGACTATAAACAG TCTTGAACAGGCCAACAACTTGCGTGAAGTCCAGGCAATGAAGCGACTATGTCCTCACCCAAACATCATTCAGCTTCATGAACTCATATT TGACAAAGAGACGGGATCACTGTCCCTGATCTGTGAGCTCATGGAGATGAACATCTATGAGTTTATACGAG GGCGACAGCATCCTTTGCCAGAAAGTAAAATCAAGCACTACATGTATCAACTCTGCAAGTCACTGGATCACATGCACAG CTGTGGGATCTTCCACCGAGATGTGAAACCAGAAAACATCCTGATCAAA CAAGACGTGCTGAAGCTGGGGGACTTTGGCTCCTGCAGGAGTGTGTACTCCAAGCCACCACACACAGAGTACATCTCCACACGCTGGTACCGCGCCCCGGAGTGCCTCCTGACCGACGGACACTACTCCCTCAAAATGGACATGTGGAGTGTTGGCTGTGTCTTTTATGAGATCATCAG TCTCAAACCCTTGTTTCCAGGAACTAATGAGCTGGACCAGGTAGCAAAGATCCACGAAGTTCTAGGAACACCTGACTCCAGCCTTCTGCAGAAGTTCAAGCA GTCCAGGGCGATGCGGTTTGACTTCCCCTCCCAGAAGGGCAGTGGGATCTCCCAGTTGATTCCTAACTGCCCCGCCCCTGGAATGTCCTTGCTTTACCAGATGTTGGCCTATGACCCTGAGGAACGCATCAGTGCCCGTGCCACCCTGCAGCACGTCTACTTTAGGGACCTTCG gctggcagagaggagagctgaCGGTCTTCGAAGGGCCATAGGGActgtagagggaggggagagcagtGGGACCCCCAACTCTGTAGACAAACTGTGGCGCATGGCCAGACAGGGCAGGAGGCAG CACAACATTAAGCATGTGGCTGAGCCTCTCCTGAGACGCAATGCCCCACACTACAGGATGGAGCTGCCCAAGCTCAGCGTGGTGGTGCCAGCCCCGCAGATATCCTTTCCTGTCTCCACCATGCCCGCGCTGGGCATCTCTCACCGAGGCTCCCTCCCTGCCATCACCTCCAAGAAGTGCCACTCGCGGCTGGCTAAG CCCAGGGAGGAGTCCCACCGCTCGGCCTTCAAGGCCTACTACATGCCGCCCCTGGAGAGGAAACGCGGAGGCTTCTAA